ATTGGGAGATTAGATGCAAATATAGTCAAACATATCATAGGCATGGAAGAGCCCTATAGATATAGAAACAATGTTCAAATTCCTGTTGGTTTTAAGGATGGAGAAATTGCTATAGGATTTTATGAAAGTGGAAGCTACAATATTGCAAACATGAGCAATTGTGTTATTCAAACAGAAATCTCAAATGAAATAATAAAAACAATAAAAAATTTCATGAAAGAATACAATTTAAAACCTTATGACAGGAAAAATAAAACTGGGAATATACGCCATATTGGGATTAGGACAAATGAGAACAACAAGGCCATGGTGATAATAGTCACTGGTTCAAGGAATCTTCCATATTCTAAAGAACTCATAAGAATACTAACTGAAAACTTCAAAGATATAATAAGCATATACCAAAATATAAATAGTGGAAATGGGCCAGTAGTATATGGGAAAAAGTTCAAAAAACTATATGGAGAAGATAAGATAGTAGATTGTATAGGAGATTTAAAATTTAGCATCTCTCCAAATTCCTTTTTTCAAGTAAATAGAGTACAGACAAAGATACTTTATGACAAAGTTAAAGAATATATGGATTTGAAAAGTGAGGACATAATATTTGATTTATACTGTGGTATCGGAACCATATCCCTTTATATGGCAAGACAAGCTAAAAAGGTATATGGAGTTGAAATAGTAGAGGAAGCTATAAAAGATGCAAGAGAAAATGCCCATTTAAACAATATAGAAAATGTAGAATTTATCTGTGGAAGCAGTGAAAAAATATTGCCTGAATTAAAAGAAAAAGGTATCAAGGTAGATAAAATAGTAGTGGATCCCCCAAGAAAAGGCTGTGAAAAACAAGTACTAGATACCATAATAGAAATGAATCCAGAAAGGATAGTATATGTATCTTGCAATCCATCAACCTTAGCGAGAGATTTAAAACACCTTTCAGAAAGTGTATACAAAGTCAAAGAAATTCAACTACTAGACATGTTTCCTGGCAGTATTCATACAGAATGTGTTGTGAGGATTGAACGTGCATAACGATGCATTGGGGACGGCAGGTTGCGTAGAAAATCCAACAATTGGTTGACATAACATTGATAAATTATGCTATAATTCACCTATACAATTAGAAAGAGTGGTGATATGGTAGCATGCAATATATAGAAGGTATCAATAGAAAAAGCAAAATTGCATTCCCAGAATATATAGATGATTATATTGAAGAAGATAATCCCGTAAGGGTAATAGATGTTTTCGTGAAATCGTTAGATATGGATGAATTAGGATTTAAAAATTCCAAACCAAATGATAAGGGAAGGCCTCCATACAATCCTAAGGATTTGCTTAAACTATATATTTATGGATACATGAATAAAATTACATCATCAAGAAAATTAGAAAAAGCTACCAAAACAAATATAGAGGTAATGTGGCTATTAAGAAGATTAACACCATATAATAAATCAATATCTGACTTTAGAAAAGATAATAAGGATGCTATAAACACAGTGTTTAAGGAATTTGTTGCCCTTTGCAAAGGGTGGGACCTTTTTGGCAAAGAAATAGTAGCGGTTGATGGTTCTAAATTTAGAGCCTCTAACTCTAAGAAAAATAACTTTAATGACAAAAGTTTAGATCGTAAAATTGAATATTTAGAAGAAAAGGTAGAAAAATACATGCAGGAAATTGAAGAAAA
This DNA window, taken from Sporanaerobacter acetigenes DSM 13106, encodes the following:
- the rlmD gene encoding 23S rRNA (uracil(1939)-C(5))-methyltransferase RlmD translates to MDISVKIGDILEGEVIDINYEGGGVVKKDNFTIFLDKGLIGDIVKYRVVKVKKTYGIGKLLDIIKPSDHRIPSICNTSEECGGCPFQFFKYTNQLKWKEEKVKKDIEKIGRLDANIVKHIIGMEEPYRYRNNVQIPVGFKDGEIAIGFYESGSYNIANMSNCVIQTEISNEIIKTIKNFMKEYNLKPYDRKNKTGNIRHIGIRTNENNKAMVIIVTGSRNLPYSKELIRILTENFKDIISIYQNINSGNGPVVYGKKFKKLYGEDKIVDCIGDLKFSISPNSFFQVNRVQTKILYDKVKEYMDLKSEDIIFDLYCGIGTISLYMARQAKKVYGVEIVEEAIKDARENAHLNNIENVEFICGSSEKILPELKEKGIKVDKIVVDPPRKGCEKQVLDTIIEMNPERIVYVSCNPSTLARDLKHLSESVYKVKEIQLLDMFPGSIHTECVVRIERA